The nucleotide sequence GGGCAATGTGGGACAATTCGCCTGATGTGCTGAGCAAAGTctgcttcaattaaaaaaaaaaaacctgggttgCTAGATTTAGGAGCTCCCttgattttcattcttctcaATATAAAATCAGATCTACACATGAAGGTAGAAAATGCTCACTGATCTTGATTGACtctataaagagaaaattttcaagTTTAAAAGTCCTGGCTGGGTTTGGAGTTCATTGTCAGACACCCATTAAAAGGTTAGAGTCAAGCTCTTTGGTGGTTCTGTTTGGAAAAGTTCTACatgctgtcccttcccccacttagtatcaattaaaaaagaactcTCTGAGGTACTAAAACTGTCTTCAAAATACAGTGACTGCAAATAAGACAGATCTATTAAACTCCTTCCACTGGAGCATTTACAGCCCTGACCACGTTTTGTCTTATAATTATAATGTTACAGAACATGAACTTCTGCTTCCAATATGCCCCATAACCCATGTCTCCCTCTTGCCCTGCAGAACTCCGTTACCATCTGCAAGAAAGTGTCCTGCCCCATCATGCCTTGCTCCAATGCCACAGTCCCTGATGGAGAATGCTGCCCACGGTGCTGGCGTAAGTTTGTAAAACCACATAACCGTTCTTGAGTGACAAGGCCTATTCTCCGTATCCACGGGGCCCTGGAACCCCGCCCCCATTTCCACTGTGTGTTTCAACTCCCTGTTTCCTGCTGCGGCGTCTGGTTAACTGATGGCCTGGCTGCTCTCTAGGAAGTAATGATCTCGGCCCAGCTTACTAATTTCAACCTGATGCGTGGAGGAAAGGGGAGACGAATGTGTAGCGGCACTAGCTCTAAACAGACTGCTTCTAGAATCTGACACTGTGGCCCACAGTGAAGAAAAATGTGCTCACCAGATAAAATGGCCGGTCTGTGGTGCAAACACTGAACTTAATTGGGGCCTGAAGTTTTACCCATTTTATCTGCTGGAGTAGGAGGCCTAAGAATAATAGCAGTTCTAGTTTCCGGCCACGGGCATAAATAAGGCCCTAGATTGTTCCGTAGCACCCTATCCCCTGGTTGGTGTTGCCAGTGTAAAGTAATCACTCTGCTCAGACAATATTGAGTATAGTACGGACAAGTCATAAAGTGATTCAGCACAATAAAGACAAGACCTGAAGCAGGAACATAGTACTCCCCATACACCTCCACatagccccacccctgcccacagctGGTCACAGCTCAGAATAAGCAGTCTCATCCAGCAACCATGTTCGTGCGACTGGCTGTGATGATCACGGGCACAGCTGCTTCTGTTCAGCTATCCCCTTTAGGTGTGGGCTGGGGGGAGCAAAGACAGCTGGAGAGCAGTAGAGTCCTGACCTTGAATCCGGGATTGCTAGGAAAACTTCTAGCTGCCGGCAAGAGCAACAAGTTCTCTGCCTTGTGTCTGATACAGCGACATGTGACTGTATCCTGGGGCCTGGGTGGATGGTCTACAAGCCCATTCTCTGGTGAAAATACATGCAAAGAAGGCCCCACATGCTAGGGTAAGAGGAGCTGTGCAGTGATTTATTTAACTTCATGACTGAGTAGGAGGCAGAGCCAACAGCGGAAAAGCTGCCTTCAAGTTCATCTGCCAAACACATGGTCTGTGGCTCCCCTGACAATCCAAATGGACTCCTGTGAGCCTACACATCTAGTACtcttggaaatgcaaatcaagataTCCACATCAGGAAAGGGAAATGCACTTAAGAATGCTGAGAAAGGAGGTCCCATGGGTAGACTAACATGTGCTGGGAGAAGGTGGGGCAGTGCTGAGCCTTCCCTTACCCCAGTGCTATACATGTAATGACAGGGGATAGACCCTCTGGCTGTTGGCCTAAGAAATATTGGCTTTTTGCCTTCTGGCAAAGGAAAAAGGTCCCAAAGAGTGTGAGCTACAGACTAGCACGTCCTTGGTGATCACGTACCAAATGACCCTGCTTCCTCTGCAGCCAGCGACTCTGCGGATGACGGCTGGTCCCCGTGGTCTGAGTGGACCTCCTGCTCGGCGACCTGTGGCAATGGAATCCAGCAGCGCGGTCGCTCTTGTGACAGTCTCAACAACCGGTGCGAGGGTTCCTCCGTCCAGACGCGGACCTGTCACATTCAGGAGTGCGATAAGAGATGTGAGCATCTTGGCCACTTGACAGTGAAGAGCACAGGGTTGGCATAAAGGTTAAGGGTACAGTTCCTCAACTGTCTGCATCCCAACCCCAATTCTGCTCACCTTTGCACCCTTGAGCACAACTTCCCTCTCTGAGGCTCTTTCCCCAAATGCAAACTGGGGGGGGAATCATAGCTCTTGATGGGTTATTGTGGAGTTATTGAAAGGATTTCATTTAGGTAATGAATTCAAAGCAGTTAGCGTGGAGCTTGACACCGATGGGCACCCTATAACCATCTGCTGTGTATTTTAGTTAAACAGGATGGTGGCTGGAGCCACTGGTCTCCGTGGTCATCTTGTTCCGTGACCTGTGGTGATGGTGTGATCACAAGAATTCGACTCTGCAATTCTCCGAGCCCCCAGATGAACGGGAAACCATGTGAAGGCGAAGCCCGGGAGACCAAAGCCTGCAAAAAAGATGCCTGCCCCAGTAAGTGCGTGTGTGCTGTGCAGCTGAGGGCTGAGCGCTGGCTCAGTGCGGCGGGATGCCTGGCATCTGTGGCCTCCAGTTCTGTGGgtcacggggggcgggggggtaaaGGTTACTCCCTAGGGAACAAGTAGAAGCAAAGTCCTGCATGCTCAGCAGCTTCTTttaataagaaacagaaaaccatttCAAACTCTCTTCCCGAACATTCTGTCCATGTATCAGAGGAGCAGAAGTTCACTTGAACAAATGATAGGTGAGGTATTTGGAAATTGACCTTAACTTGGGCCTGtggttcccttcccttctttgcaGTCAATGGAGGCTGGGGTCCCTGGTCACTGTGGGACATCTGTTCTGTCACCTGTGGAGGAGGGGTACAGAAACGTAGCCGGCTCTGCAACAGCCCCACACCCCAGTTTGGAGGCAAGGACTGTGTTGGGGATGCAACGGAAAAGCAGATCTGCAACAAGCAGGACTGTCCAATTGGTGAGTCATGCAGCCCAGGATGAGAGCACCCTTGGGAGTttgggtttctttgttgttgtttcactGAAATCCATGGTCAGCATTTGGGTTGGCGGGTGGTTTGGCTTTGAATGGTCCTGCGTGTTCGGACCGTACTGTCCATCAGGCATTTCCACGTGAATGGTTATGTATACCCCATGATATTTATGACCCTCTGATCTTGTGAGGAGCATGCCAATGACAGCTGCTCAGACTGACCATTGGCCTGTCTCCCTGATCTCAGACGGATGCCTGTCCAATCCCTGCTTTGCTGGGGTCAAGTGTACGAGTTACCCCGATGGCAGCTGGAAATGCGGTGCCTGCCCCCCGGGCTATGGTGGAAATGGCGTCCAGTGCCAAGATGTCGATGAGGTAAGGGCCGTGCTGGTGGTGTTACTGGGTCCCAGGGTAACGGTTCAACTTGTCCCAGCCCCTTCCCAGGGTGGCACTCCTGACCCAGGAGGCACACTGTTGTTTCTCCCACAGTGCAAAGAAGTACCTGACGCCTGCTTCCACCACAACGGTGAGCACCGGTGTGAGAACACGGACCCCGGCTACAACTGCCTGCCCTGCCCGCCGCGCTTCACAGGCCCGCAGCCCTTCGGCCGGGGTGTGGAGCACGCCACCGCCAACAAACAGGTAGATGGGACTGGACTCCCCAATTGGAgtgggcaggcagggggagcCAGCAAAGGGAGGCTGTCCTTTCACAGCCTTCCCCAAAAACTGGGAGAGGGTTGAACATACAGCCTTGGGGCAAGACAGTCCACTGAAAACCCAGCAGGGGAAAAACAGCCTCTCACAATAGAAAATGCTGCTCTGGACTCCGTGGTGAGCCAATGGGCACGTACATCtccgggggggcgggggtggaggaggagTACCCCACACTCCTTCTCCTCATGGAGCCTCTATCTCTGGGGAGACCAGAAGGATGCGGGGTCTCACGAAGGCTCTGCATTCACTTGGGGACACTGTGCCCACAGGTGTGCAAGCCGCGCAACCCCTGCACAGACGGGACGCATGACTGCAACAAGAACGCCAAGTGCAGCTACCTGGGCCACTACAGCGACCCCATGTACCGCTGTGAGTGCAAGCCCGGCTACGCGGGCAACGGCATCATCTGCGGGGAAGACACGGACCTGGACGGATGGCCCAACGAAGACCTGGTGTGCGTGGCCAATGCCACCTACCACTGCAAAAAGGTAGCACCCACTTTCCCGCGTGCTCACAAAAGCAAGCATGTCATCCTGACCCAGGGAGGAGGCTGAACAATCTTTAATGCTTAAAGTTTGAACATGAAAGTGAAAGATGAAATCACACAAAGGCAGAATGGCATAAAGTGTTCACATTAAATCCCCTGGTGCCATGAACATGAAGAGGGTGGGCCCTTTTGGCTGGTGCAGTCCAGAGTGGATTCTTTTCTCCAGAAAAATGTTCACGACTCTCCCAAACACCAGCAGGGCAGGGCTGGTGCTCCCAGCATGGATTAAGCACGGGGCACTTAGACAAATGACATACCCCCAAGAAAATGCTTAGATGATCTTCCCATTAGAGACAACAAGATGGCATCAGGGAGCACAGCAGATCTGGTCCGTGTGAGGGTTCTGGGGGCCCTGCCCCGGGCTCAGGCTGAGTGAAGGACACATGGACCAAGCCCTCATGTGAGTCTTCTCTTTCCAGGATAACTGCCCCAACCTGCCCAACTCCGGGCAGGAGGACTATGACAAGGATGGAATCGGTGACGCCtgtgatgacgatgatgataatgataaaatCCCAGATGACAGGGTAAGGATGTGGCCCAGGCCTCCtccatcccccttctccacatAGTAGCAGCCTCTGGGACTCCCATGCAGAGTCACTCGGGGGCACTCCGAACACCTAGATGTTGCCAAGagaagatttaaaatgaggggttTGGTTTTTCATCATcaccttccccctgccccacctccagtTTGAGCAAGACAGACACTAAGACCATGGCTCTCTGGACTGAGATTATAAATGACAGTCAGTTGCCCAGATCTGTTTCACATTCTTACCTAAATAACATTAAGATTTCTATCTGATGTACTGGGAACCGGGGTGGTGTCCTTAGATTTACATTTTACTGACTTGTAACCCACAGCGATCCATTTTCCATTCATCAGGCCCTGCCTTTTAACCTCCTAGGGAAGGAGTAAATAGAAAATGTCCCACGTGGTTGCAGTTTGATGTAACAGACCACCGCGGGATTGGCCTTGTTGCGTGGACAGTGTCGTAAAATGCTCCATTCTTTTGCAGGACAATTGCCCATTCCACTACAACCCGGCCCAGTATGACTATGACCGAGATGATGTGGGAGACCGCTGTGACAACTGCCCCTACAACCACAACCCAGACCAGGCCGACACAGACAACAACGGGGAGGGAGACGCCTGTGCTGCAGACATTGATGGGGACGGTAAGGCACTCCCTGATGGCAGCAGGTCTGTAGGCAGTGGGGACCACTCTCACCTGAGTTCTCTCCAGCCTTGGCTCTGGGTGGGCAGTTGGTTGAACCCCGGCAGCTGGACACTCCAGCCCTGACCGATTCCCTGTGCTCTGCAGGTATCCTCAATGAACGAGACAACTGCCAATACGTCTACAACGTGGACCAGAGGGACACCGATATGGATGGGGTCGGAGATCAGTGTGACAACTGCCCTCTGGAACACAATCCAGATCAGGTAGGTGGGCTCCGTGGGGGACCCTCCAGTAGAGTACTGGAATAGCTTTAGCTAGgcccttactttaaaaaaaaaaaaaaaaaaaaaagttagagttCAAACCTTTCCATGACCATGGCTCTCAGAGGTCTCAAAGCCAACTGGCACATTTGCACGACAGCACCTGTAGATCCTTAGTGTGACCATCTGATAATTtcactcttctctatcaggccTTACCTACTCTGCATGTCTAACaaattataaaaggaagaaatctaGTAACTCTACTTATATTAATCATTTCTAACACTATAATGATATAATCTGACTGTAAGAAAACCTCAAGCTAAAAACACTTCCAGAAGCTAGAGAAATTCCTGTTTCTAAATTGGCATTGCAAACAGATTATTCTCTACTTGTGTGAAGGAGTGCTACAGGTAGATCTTAGCCAGAGCAGGTTCCATGTCTGCAAGTATTTCTTTTTACGTGTAACTGGCCATCATATTCTAGCAATGTAAGTTAAggccagtcttttttttctttttttttttttttaatgcttcgcTATAGAAATTTGGAAACCAGCTGAGCTAATGGCCTCTGTTTTGAGTTTGAATCTTACCATAAACTCCTTTCATATCATTTAATCTCCCTGGAAGAGTTTTTTGTTCCTCAGAttgtaatatttataaacattcGGGCATTATGGAAATCTTACTCACAAGAAAAATTCCAGTCTCTGTGTCCCTTAGCATCCTATATATCCTGAAGAATATAAAAACGTACTGAGAAATATAGTTTCAGAGAAACTTACAAGTTTATCTTTACCTGAATCAACAAATAAACTTTATAGATCTATAAaaccaaatacaaaaaaaaaaaaaaaattttaaataaagtcttaatcCCTACCAGGCACATTACCCAGTACACACAAAAAGCTGTGCCCTGTTCCCATGATTTAATGACCTGAGTAGAAGCATGTCAACAACTTTAATTGAAATCTTCAATGGAAAATAAGAGTGACCCAAAGAATTTCATCTAATGTTGAGAAATAAGCAGTTAACAGACTGAAATCTTAATGTTTTAGTCCAATAAAGTGAGGTACCTTAGTAATTTTACTTAGAaagctttatatttaaaaactctgaatagctcttaaaattcatatgaaaacaaGGATcaagaaaattaagattttatttattctgagtgaggtggcagaggggcagaaggaagaaggagaggaaaagggaaagaatcccacacagactccacactgagcgtggagcccaacacaggctcagtcccaggacccagagatcatgaccagatgCTGGTCATGGCCCactaagccccccaggcaccccaaggatcaAGAAAATTTTACTACTATTATGTTTTGGCAATAGCTTATAGACTTGAAAACCCACTGGCCATATCAAACATGGGAGAATCTTCCATTAAGTGCTCTTTAACGTTAATGACCAACACTTcaacttcccttccctttctgtctctttcagcTCGACTCTGACTCAGACCGCATTGGAGATACCTGTGACAACAATCAGGATATTGATGAAGATGGCCACCAGAACAACCTGGACAACTGTCCCTATGTGCCCAATGCCAACCAGGCTGACCACGACAAAGATGGCAAGGGAGATGCCTGTGACCATGACGATGACAATGATGGCATTCCTGATGATAGGGACAACTGCAGACTCGTGCCTAATCCTGACCAGAAGGATTCAGACGGTGAGACAGCAGAGCCCCTTTTTAAGAGACTAACACCATGGCTCTCTGGATTGAgaacataaaagcaaaattaagtgCATTTGAGAGGAAGAACAGATGAGATGCCAATTTAGATAAGATACTGAATCTCTGAGACTAGTCCTATTTTAGAATTTCACTGAACTCTTGCCTTTTTTACCTTAGGTGATGGTCGAGGTGATGCTTGCAAAGATGATTTTGACCATGACAGTGTGCCAGACATTGATGACATCTGTCCTGAAAACATTGACATCAGTGAGACTGATTTCCGCCGATTCCAGATGATTCCTCTAGATCCCAAAGGGACATCCCAGAATGACCCGAACTGGGTTGTACGCCATCAGGGTAAAGAACTGGTCCAGACCGTCAACTGTGATCCTGGACTTGCTGTAGGTGAGTAGTGAGTTCTCCATACAAAAAGCTAGCATGCATACGGCAAAGAAGCAAATCTAAAACATAGTGCTTACATGTATCCCTGAGGATATTTGGGAATATAACAGAAGCTTCTGAAGGCTGCAGCTTTTCACCTGGGTCTGGCCTCCTTTTCCTAGGTTATGATGAGTTTAATGCTGTGGACTTCAGTGGCACCTTCTTCATCAACACGGAAAGGGATGATGACTACGCTGGGTTTGTGTTCGGCTATCAGTCTAGCAGTCGCTTTTATGTCGTGATGTGGAAGCAAGTCACCCAGTCCTACTGGGACACCAACCCCACTAGGGCTCAGGGATACTCAGGCCTTTCCGTGAAAGTTGTTAACTCTACCACCGGGCCGGGCGAGCACCTGCGGAACGCCCTGTGGCACACGGGAAACACCCCGGGCCAGGTAAGAACAAGGCCCTGAAGAAGGGAGAGTGGATGGGCGCTTGACTAGCACTCGGGATGCTGTGCTTGGGCCAACACTCTCAATGTGGGGACTAGGGGGGTTCTTGGATAGCAAGTTCCCAGCACCACCAACTACCGCATTAAGTTCTGCTTAGTAAAAACCTAATAGCATCTGAGAAGGGAGCTCACTCTAACTAGGATTTGTCTTCAAATCCAAACACCTTTTCATCCCCTTCAAACaaaactttccttctctttctgctttacACAGACATTCAAGGGCACATATCAAATGAAAGCCCTTGGAAAAATCAACATTGCAGCCCTCTAATTTAGGTCCACTTGGTACCTTTCACATATTTCTTCTAGAACAAAATCTGTATCTCGGTGGAGCCGTGTTTcaaccttttcttttccttcaggtgCGTACTCTGTGGCATGACCCTCGTCACATAGGCTGGAAAGATTTCACTGCCTACAGATGGCGTCTCAGCCACCGGCCCAAGACGGGTTTCATTAGGTAAAGATGGCACTGACGATATTCTATCCAGTCACAccaatggggaaggaggaggaaatcaAGAAGTAGGGGTGTCACTcaagagcttttctttttctttcagagtgGTGATGTATGAAGGGAAGAAAATCATGGCTGACTCGGGACCCATCTATGACAAAACATATGCTGGTGGTAGGCTAGGGTTGTTTGTCTTCTCTCAAGAAATGGTGTTCTTCTCTGACCTGAAATATGAATGCAGAGGTAGGAGCAACATTACTGTGAAtgtaattcattcattaataataataataataataatgtaattgaATTAGAGATGCAACTGACATAGTTAATTCAGACTAAGATTGAGAGTGCCAATTATGGAAGCATCCGTTTTAGAAGACAGTTTTAGAGAAGGGCTATGGATACTTTGCTGTGGAAGACCATGATAAGACCAAGGCCTTAACTGTGGCCAATCCTAAATTATGCTTTGGTTACTATAAAAGTAGAGCTCTACTAAGGCTAATTTATTAACTGACAAAGCTAGTACCTTCATGAATTAATTGGgttatgtatttgtttacttaACAGATTCTTAATCATCAAACTGTTGATCAAAAGACTCATCCTAACTAATGCTGGTGTTGCACCTTCTGG is from Mustela lutreola isolate mMusLut2 chromosome 7, mMusLut2.pri, whole genome shotgun sequence and encodes:
- the THBS1 gene encoding thrombospondin-1: MGLAWGLSVLFLLHLCGSSRIPESGGDNSVFDIFELTGAARKGSGRRLVKGPDPSSPAFRIEDANLIPAVPDDKFQDLVDAVRAEKGFLLLASLRQMKKTRGTLLAIERKDRSGHVFSVVSNGKAGTLDLSLTVQGMQHVVSVEEALLATGQWKSITLFVQEDRAQLYIDCEKMENAELDVPIQSIFTRDLASVARLRIAKGGVNDNFQGVLQNVRFVFGTTPEAILRNKGCSSSTNVLLTLDNNVVNGSSPAIRTNYIGHKTKDLQAICGISCDELSSMVLELRGLRTIVTTLQDSIRKVTEENKELAIELRRPPLCYHNGVQYRNNEEWTVDSCTECRCQNSVTICKKVSCPIMPCSNATVPDGECCPRCWPSDSADDGWSPWSEWTSCSATCGNGIQQRGRSCDSLNNRCEGSSVQTRTCHIQECDKRFKQDGGWSHWSPWSSCSVTCGDGVITRIRLCNSPSPQMNGKPCEGEARETKACKKDACPINGGWGPWSLWDICSVTCGGGVQKRSRLCNSPTPQFGGKDCVGDATEKQICNKQDCPIDGCLSNPCFAGVKCTSYPDGSWKCGACPPGYGGNGVQCQDVDECKEVPDACFHHNGEHRCENTDPGYNCLPCPPRFTGPQPFGRGVEHATANKQVCKPRNPCTDGTHDCNKNAKCSYLGHYSDPMYRCECKPGYAGNGIICGEDTDLDGWPNEDLVCVANATYHCKKDNCPNLPNSGQEDYDKDGIGDACDDDDDNDKIPDDRDNCPFHYNPAQYDYDRDDVGDRCDNCPYNHNPDQADTDNNGEGDACAADIDGDGILNERDNCQYVYNVDQRDTDMDGVGDQCDNCPLEHNPDQLDSDSDRIGDTCDNNQDIDEDGHQNNLDNCPYVPNANQADHDKDGKGDACDHDDDNDGIPDDRDNCRLVPNPDQKDSDGDGRGDACKDDFDHDSVPDIDDICPENIDISETDFRRFQMIPLDPKGTSQNDPNWVVRHQGKELVQTVNCDPGLAVGYDEFNAVDFSGTFFINTERDDDYAGFVFGYQSSSRFYVVMWKQVTQSYWDTNPTRAQGYSGLSVKVVNSTTGPGEHLRNALWHTGNTPGQVRTLWHDPRHIGWKDFTAYRWRLSHRPKTGFIRVVMYEGKKIMADSGPIYDKTYAGGRLGLFVFSQEMVFFSDLKYECRDS